One genomic segment of Desulfocapsa sulfexigens DSM 10523 includes these proteins:
- a CDS encoding chalcone isomerase family protein — protein sequence MFKLLVSLFLLCFSVPAMGLEIAGVTVPETLGTDLKLNGAGIRSKFFFKIYIAELYLEHPSPRAEDILNTPGRKRMTMHMLYDEVSREKLVDSWNEGFMANLTSEQLKTLDPEIQQFNNSFIDVHRGEEIILDYTPDQGTVISIAGKTQGTVLGEYFNHALLSIWLGNKPVSEDLRDALLGVQ from the coding sequence ATGTTTAAATTACTTGTTTCTCTTTTTCTTCTCTGCTTCAGCGTTCCAGCAATGGGACTTGAGATTGCCGGTGTCACTGTTCCTGAAACTCTCGGTACTGATTTGAAACTAAATGGGGCAGGTATTCGATCCAAATTTTTCTTTAAAATCTATATTGCTGAACTCTATCTTGAGCACCCATCACCTAGAGCCGAGGATATCCTCAACACCCCAGGCCGAAAAAGAATGACTATGCATATGCTGTATGATGAAGTGAGCAGAGAAAAGCTGGTTGATAGCTGGAATGAAGGATTTATGGCAAACCTCACTTCAGAACAACTTAAAACGCTTGATCCTGAAATTCAGCAATTTAATAATTCCTTTATCGATGTACACCGGGGTGAAGAAATCATTCTCGATTACACCCCTGATCAGGGTACTGTTATCAGTATTGCCGGAAAAACCCAGGGAACTGTTTTAGGCGAATATTTCAACCATGCTCTTCTCTCCATCTGGTTAGGAAACAAGCCGGTGAGTGAAGATCTTCGTGACGCCCTGCTTGGTGTCCAATAA
- a CDS encoding YehS family protein — MIANDILRKIRYSLDLKDKDMIEIFHAPGHNIPEIHLHTLLKKEDDKEFVLCSQALLGTFLDGLIIYYRGELKKEAIQSGPVKITNNDVLRKIRIALMYQDSDMLEIFKLSEMEISKSELSAFFRRKSHKHYKACGDQFLRHFLQGLSLYKKRPVQQETVSRTEKVWVKRNK, encoded by the coding sequence GTGATTGCCAACGACATACTTCGAAAAATCCGTTATAGCCTCGACCTCAAGGACAAGGATATGATAGAGATATTTCACGCTCCCGGACACAATATACCTGAAATTCACCTTCATACTCTACTCAAAAAAGAAGATGATAAGGAGTTTGTCCTTTGTTCTCAGGCACTGCTTGGCACATTTCTCGACGGCCTGATCATTTACTACAGAGGGGAATTAAAAAAAGAAGCTATCCAGTCCGGACCGGTAAAAATAACGAATAACGATGTGTTACGAAAAATCCGGATTGCACTCATGTATCAGGATAGCGATATGCTGGAGATATTCAAACTATCTGAAATGGAAATTTCCAAGTCTGAACTCTCAGCCTTTTTCAGAAGAAAGAGCCACAAACACTACAAAGCATGCGGCGATCAGTTTCTGCGTCATTTTCTCCAGGGCCTTTCTCTCTACAAAAAAAGACCCGTTCAACAGGAAACTGTTTCCAGGACGGAAAAGGTATGGGTGAAGAGAAACAAATAA
- the aspS gene encoding aspartate--tRNA ligase: protein MESMGNLRRTHSCNDLTSADIGKEITLMGWVLRRRDHGGVIFIDLRDRHGLTQIVFNPEVNPEVHNKAHMLRSEWVIAVRGKVEARLEGMANTKLDTGEIEVFIDELRILNTSETPPFPLDEESEISDNIRLQYRYMDLRRPEMAAKLYQRHKAVQSIRTYLNDNDFLEVETPMLTRSTPEGARDYLVPSRVNAGKFYALPQSPQLFKQLLMIGGMDRYYQIVKCFRDEDLRADRQPEFTQIDMELSFMDEEQIIEITEGMISKLFKDTLDIDVAPPFKRISYDDAMNRFGTDRPDTRFGFELVDLTEIAKTCSFKVFRSMADGAGTVRAINAKGCATFSRKVLDTLTEYVAQFGAKGLAWVKMKANGEWQSPIAKFFSDEERAAMTKALDAEEGDLLFFGADKTSVVLTVLGELRLEIARILELLDKKSFNFVWVTDFPLMEYDDNKKRFQALHHPFTAPREEDLGKLESDPGSVYSQAYDLVLNGTEIGGGSIRIHQRDIQAQVLKALNIGEEEANDKFGFLLRALELGAPPHGGLAFGLDRLLMIITGSDSIRDVIAFPKTQRATCPLTEAPAGVSRKQLTELHLRPDWKES from the coding sequence ATGGAATCTATGGGAAATTTACGCAGGACCCACTCCTGCAACGATCTTACGAGTGCCGATATCGGCAAAGAAATCACCCTTATGGGCTGGGTATTGCGCAGGCGTGACCACGGTGGAGTTATTTTTATCGACCTCCGCGACCGACACGGTCTCACCCAGATTGTTTTCAACCCCGAAGTAAACCCTGAGGTCCACAATAAGGCCCATATGCTTCGAAGCGAGTGGGTCATTGCTGTTCGCGGTAAAGTTGAAGCCAGACTTGAAGGCATGGCAAACACCAAGCTTGACACTGGGGAAATCGAAGTTTTCATCGACGAGCTTCGCATTCTGAACACCTCAGAAACACCACCTTTTCCGCTCGATGAAGAAAGTGAGATCTCTGACAATATCCGTCTCCAGTATCGTTATATGGATCTCAGACGGCCCGAGATGGCAGCCAAACTGTATCAGCGCCACAAGGCCGTGCAATCCATCCGCACCTATCTGAACGACAATGATTTTCTGGAAGTGGAAACACCCATGCTCACCCGCTCAACCCCTGAGGGGGCACGTGATTATCTGGTGCCAAGCCGCGTTAACGCCGGGAAATTCTACGCTCTGCCCCAATCTCCCCAACTCTTCAAACAGCTGCTGATGATTGGTGGCATGGATCGCTACTATCAGATCGTCAAATGTTTTCGTGATGAGGATTTGCGTGCTGACCGCCAGCCAGAATTCACCCAGATTGATATGGAACTTTCCTTTATGGATGAGGAACAGATCATTGAGATCACCGAAGGGATGATTTCCAAGCTCTTTAAGGACACACTGGACATTGATGTTGCTCCACCATTTAAGCGAATCAGTTACGATGATGCCATGAATCGTTTTGGTACCGATCGGCCCGACACCCGTTTCGGGTTTGAACTTGTGGATCTCACTGAGATCGCCAAAACCTGTTCATTTAAGGTTTTTCGTTCCATGGCAGATGGTGCAGGAACCGTCCGTGCCATCAACGCAAAGGGCTGTGCCACTTTTTCCCGGAAAGTCCTTGATACCCTCACCGAATATGTGGCTCAATTCGGAGCGAAGGGACTCGCCTGGGTCAAAATGAAAGCTAACGGTGAATGGCAGTCACCCATTGCCAAGTTCTTCAGCGATGAAGAGCGCGCTGCCATGACCAAAGCCCTTGATGCCGAAGAAGGCGACCTCCTTTTCTTTGGTGCCGATAAAACCTCCGTAGTCTTAACGGTACTTGGAGAACTGAGACTGGAAATAGCGCGTATCCTTGAATTACTGGATAAAAAGAGCTTTAATTTCGTATGGGTAACGGACTTCCCCCTGATGGAATACGATGATAACAAAAAACGTTTTCAGGCACTCCATCACCCCTTCACGGCCCCCAGGGAAGAGGATCTTGGGAAGCTGGAAAGTGATCCCGGTTCGGTATACTCTCAGGCCTACGATCTGGTTCTGAATGGTACTGAAATTGGTGGTGGCTCCATCCGCATCCACCAGCGTGATATTCAGGCACAAGTGTTAAAAGCCCTTAATATCGGAGAGGAAGAGGCCAACGACAAGTTCGGTTTCCTTCTTCGTGCCCTTGAGCTTGGAGCCCCCCCCCATGGCGGCCTGGCCTTCGGCCTGGATCGTCTCCTGATGATCATCACCGGCAGCGACTCCATTCGTGACGTTATTGCCTTCCCAAAGACTCAGCGTGCGACATGCCCTCTTACCGAGGCTCCTGCTGGGGTTTCGAGAAAACAGCTCACCGAGCTGCACCTGCGTCCTGACTGGAAAGAATCCTGA
- the hisS gene encoding histidine--tRNA ligase, whose protein sequence is MKISALNGFKDIVPDEVVLWRKVENSARNVFARFNFSEIRTPILEKTELFARSIGEATDIVEKEMYTFVDKQITMRPEATASLLRAYIQHGLHVQKPIQRLFTIGPMFRHERPQKGRLRQFHQMDVEVLGTPNPRVDAELMAMGAMLFEELGIHVSLEINSLGCPVCRPGFRKALLAFIEDRGDNLCEDCTRRSKTNPLRVLDCKMPGCREQVEEAPSILDHLCDECAEHFTTVQNALQQLDIEFNLNKFMVRGLDYYTRTTFEFTTEDLGAQAAVCAGGRYDGLIEKLGGPKVPGIGFAIGMERLTLLLQQKEEIPESTPIDIFVAGLGEKASEFSFSLTHNLRRKSFLVAMDHEGRSLKSQMKQAHKAQARYVLIIGEDELEKGHAVLRNMENQEQQDIAFNVLIDNLKEIFHPHVATHKSTDLAA, encoded by the coding sequence GTGAAGATATCGGCCCTCAACGGCTTTAAAGACATCGTACCCGACGAAGTAGTGTTATGGCGTAAGGTAGAAAACAGTGCCCGAAATGTTTTTGCCCGCTTCAACTTCTCGGAAATCCGGACACCAATACTGGAAAAGACAGAGCTTTTTGCCCGTTCCATTGGTGAGGCCACTGATATCGTGGAAAAAGAGATGTACACCTTTGTCGACAAACAGATTACCATGCGCCCCGAGGCCACAGCATCGCTGCTTCGAGCATATATCCAGCATGGCCTGCATGTCCAGAAACCTATTCAGAGATTGTTCACCATTGGCCCCATGTTTCGCCACGAACGTCCTCAAAAGGGCCGTTTACGCCAGTTTCACCAGATGGATGTTGAAGTACTCGGAACACCCAACCCCAGGGTTGATGCCGAACTTATGGCCATGGGAGCCATGCTGTTTGAAGAACTTGGCATACATGTTAGCCTTGAGATCAATTCCCTTGGCTGTCCAGTCTGCCGTCCTGGGTTTCGAAAGGCCCTGCTTGCCTTTATCGAAGATCGAGGGGATAATTTATGTGAAGACTGCACAAGGCGCAGCAAAACCAACCCACTGCGAGTACTGGATTGTAAAATGCCTGGATGCAGGGAACAGGTTGAAGAAGCGCCATCGATCCTGGACCATCTCTGCGATGAGTGTGCTGAACATTTTACCACGGTTCAGAATGCATTGCAGCAGCTTGATATTGAATTTAATCTGAATAAATTTATGGTTCGGGGGCTTGATTACTACACCCGTACGACCTTCGAATTTACCACTGAAGATCTTGGTGCTCAGGCAGCAGTCTGTGCCGGTGGCCGCTATGATGGCCTGATTGAAAAACTCGGTGGCCCTAAGGTTCCCGGTATTGGTTTTGCCATTGGCATGGAACGATTGACACTGCTTTTACAGCAGAAAGAAGAAATTCCTGAAAGTACCCCAATAGATATATTCGTTGCTGGACTCGGTGAAAAAGCATCGGAGTTCTCCTTTTCTCTGACCCACAATCTGCGCCGGAAAAGCTTTCTGGTCGCCATGGATCATGAGGGTCGCAGCCTGAAAAGCCAGATGAAGCAGGCACACAAGGCACAGGCCCGGTATGTTCTCATTATCGGTGAGGATGAACTCGAGAAAGGTCATGCCGTACTGAGAAATATGGAAAATCAGGAGCAGCAGGATATTGCTTTCAATGTACTCATTGACAATTTAAAGGAAATATTTCATCCACATGTTGCTACTCATAAAAGTACCGATCTGGCAGCGTAG
- a CDS encoding tRNA nucleotidyltransferase/poly(A) polymerase: protein MEFTLPMTFSSEPRIITTDNHPIRHHMIDRDAMKVLHVLRDNGYAGYLVGGGVRDLYLGMTPKDFDISTDARPGQIRKLFRNSRTIGRRFRLVQVFFGGKEIEVSTLRSLSEYDLDGPDAVLAPNNTYGSLGEDAQRRDLTVNGLFYEIEGNTIIDYVGGIEDLDKSVVRFVGEPERRITRDPVRMLRAIRHAGRLGFSIAPESWEAICSHHEKLPLCPPSRIRDEFFKDLHSGSFTVWLKLALDSELFFDILALYKQALSKKEKVDERPYREQLIALAKVIDRSSTLAKESEKRGLNSDFLLALVLVPWANSKFDLVHQQLKGAAAFRFSKILREALDRELGVQLNLRRSIRQQMVTLLSNLPQFLRYREDNSWPRWIKKKSYYKSCALFCELYSESLTGDKAELNLSSLPQESSRSEKPKTPSSNQGRRRKSYNPAFSSSKKGVFGFKK, encoded by the coding sequence ATGGAATTCACCCTGCCAATGACTTTTTCCAGCGAACCAAGAATCATCACCACTGATAATCATCCTATCCGTCACCATATGATAGACAGGGATGCCATGAAAGTACTCCATGTCCTGCGTGACAATGGCTATGCCGGTTACCTGGTTGGGGGAGGAGTCAGAGATCTCTATCTAGGGATGACACCGAAAGATTTTGATATCTCAACGGATGCCAGGCCCGGACAGATTCGTAAACTTTTTCGCAACAGTCGTACCATAGGCAGACGTTTTCGTCTGGTGCAGGTATTTTTTGGCGGCAAGGAAATTGAGGTTTCAACACTTCGTTCATTGAGTGAGTATGATCTGGATGGTCCTGACGCGGTACTTGCACCAAATAATACCTATGGGAGTCTTGGAGAAGATGCCCAGCGTCGTGATCTTACAGTGAATGGGCTGTTTTATGAGATTGAGGGCAATACTATTATCGATTATGTGGGTGGCATTGAAGACCTGGACAAATCCGTCGTTCGATTCGTGGGCGAGCCAGAGCGTCGCATAACGAGAGATCCGGTGCGTATGTTGCGGGCAATCAGGCATGCGGGAAGACTGGGATTCAGTATTGCCCCGGAAAGTTGGGAGGCAATCTGTTCCCATCATGAAAAACTTCCTCTATGTCCACCGTCACGAATTCGAGACGAGTTTTTTAAAGATCTGCACAGCGGTTCATTTACGGTATGGCTGAAACTTGCCCTGGATTCCGAGCTGTTTTTTGATATCCTTGCTCTGTATAAACAAGCGCTTTCTAAAAAGGAAAAGGTGGATGAACGACCCTACCGTGAACAGTTAATTGCTCTTGCAAAGGTCATTGACAGGAGCTCTACGCTGGCAAAGGAATCGGAAAAACGAGGACTGAACAGTGATTTTCTGCTGGCTTTGGTGCTTGTTCCCTGGGCTAATTCAAAATTTGATCTTGTTCATCAGCAGTTAAAAGGTGCCGCCGCATTCAGGTTTTCAAAAATTCTCCGCGAAGCGCTGGACAGGGAATTGGGGGTGCAATTGAATCTGCGTCGTTCCATTCGTCAGCAGATGGTGACATTGCTCTCTAATTTACCCCAGTTTCTTCGGTACAGAGAGGATAACTCATGGCCAAGATGGATAAAAAAGAAGAGCTATTATAAGTCCTGCGCTCTGTTTTGTGAGTTGTACTCTGAGTCCCTCACCGGTGATAAGGCAGAGCTTAATCTGTCATCTTTGCCGCAGGAGTCTTCCCGCTCTGAGAAGCCAAAAACTCCTTCTTCCAACCAGGGACGAAGGAGAAAATCGTATAATCCTGCATTTTCTTCAAGCAAGAAAGGTGTTTTTGGCTTTAAGAAGTGA
- a CDS encoding bacteriohemerythrin, which translates to MQNSMVKSFRFKLIAPIAIALLVMIGSAIIFTVLSQNSSSTQLNTKVVDSFETIQNTIGEDLSKLSSQLDSNLKSMQTETSRTLAASSTEALDNTATSVQQSLRTIRRQSGNDLVQLMALVATNSVISKDFATLNSYVRSAHRNPDVLFIFYRDKDGTPLTRYINRANEKLKSLLPEGRPDIAKIIQAGQDDPNVLTLTQEIKSNNDLAGSVSLAINMTQAREEAEELKEEFNDLIAQNTKQIDSILGRDSKAIGDELLQVITQVKNKITENSGKTIADITATSDSLSARTRTLFTIGSIVGFALLITILFLNANSILKLLGGEPEAMVQLARRIAGGDLSDQETGRSVPGSLQAALQDMTVNLRNLIGNIVAEGRALTATSTELALAAEDLTGGAEQSAAKADTVAAATEEMSANMGTVTMASEQAAQNVNVMANAMEEMSAAIQEIAENTERANSMTGEAVNYAKSSSEKVNTLGAAAREISKVTEVITEISEQTNLLALNATIEAARAGEAGKGFAVVANEIKELAKQTAKATGEIKNKIESIQSSTDETVTEISEISKVINSVNDIVSTIASAVEEQSVTASDISGNVNDAANGISEVNENVSQASMVSGEIARDIVAVSQVSKEAREGSLRLQESAENLKEIADTISRETNRFNLGDTAGSHKQRQTVFTSGPLLRWSPSLALDIKSIDEQHKVLVNLINELHQKMNSNAPQNAVGSVLGKLIDYTATHFKTEEEFFAQHRYEETDKHKEIHAKLVDQLLKFQKDYKAGEADISLELMEFLKDWLINHIKKTDAKYAPFLKSKGVV; encoded by the coding sequence ATGCAAAATTCCATGGTAAAAAGTTTCCGCTTTAAGCTTATTGCCCCAATTGCTATTGCCCTTCTCGTCATGATAGGAAGCGCAATCATCTTCACGGTACTCAGCCAGAACAGCAGCAGTACCCAACTCAACACAAAAGTTGTCGATTCCTTTGAGACAATTCAAAACACCATCGGTGAAGACCTGAGCAAACTGTCATCACAACTCGACAGTAACCTTAAATCCATGCAAACTGAGACATCACGTACTCTGGCTGCCTCTTCAACCGAAGCGCTTGACAACACTGCAACTTCAGTACAGCAAAGCCTCCGCACCATACGCCGACAAAGTGGCAACGACCTGGTTCAGCTTATGGCACTTGTTGCAACAAACAGCGTAATATCCAAAGACTTTGCTACGCTAAACAGCTATGTACGGAGTGCCCATCGCAATCCCGATGTACTCTTTATCTTCTACCGGGATAAAGATGGCACCCCTCTCACCCGCTATATAAACAGGGCCAATGAAAAATTAAAATCTCTGCTCCCGGAAGGACGACCGGACATTGCCAAAATCATTCAGGCAGGCCAGGATGATCCCAACGTTCTCACTCTCACCCAGGAAATCAAATCTAATAATGACCTTGCCGGAAGTGTCAGCCTTGCCATTAATATGACCCAGGCACGTGAAGAAGCTGAGGAATTAAAAGAGGAATTTAATGATCTGATTGCACAAAACACCAAGCAGATTGATTCCATTCTTGGCAGAGACTCCAAAGCTATCGGCGACGAACTCCTGCAGGTCATAACTCAAGTTAAAAATAAAATAACTGAAAACTCTGGAAAGACTATTGCTGACATCACAGCAACAAGCGACAGTTTAAGTGCCCGAACACGAACTCTTTTTACCATTGGCTCCATTGTCGGTTTTGCACTGCTCATAACGATCCTGTTCCTCAACGCCAATTCCATTCTCAAGCTTCTGGGAGGGGAACCTGAGGCCATGGTACAGCTTGCAAGACGTATTGCTGGTGGTGATTTAAGTGACCAAGAAACTGGAAGATCTGTTCCCGGTAGTCTCCAGGCAGCACTCCAGGATATGACCGTAAATCTCCGCAACCTGATTGGCAATATCGTAGCCGAAGGCCGTGCTCTTACCGCCACCTCTACGGAACTTGCGCTGGCTGCTGAAGACCTGACAGGGGGGGCAGAACAGTCCGCCGCCAAAGCGGACACAGTGGCAGCTGCGACTGAGGAAATGAGTGCCAATATGGGTACAGTAACCATGGCCAGTGAACAGGCCGCTCAGAACGTAAATGTGATGGCCAATGCCATGGAAGAAATGTCTGCAGCTATCCAGGAAATTGCTGAAAATACTGAACGCGCAAACTCCATGACAGGAGAGGCAGTAAATTACGCAAAAAGCTCATCTGAAAAGGTCAACACCCTTGGTGCAGCAGCCAGGGAAATCAGCAAAGTTACCGAAGTAATAACCGAAATTTCAGAACAAACCAACCTCCTGGCCCTCAACGCTACCATCGAGGCGGCGAGAGCCGGAGAAGCCGGCAAGGGGTTTGCCGTTGTTGCCAATGAAATCAAAGAACTTGCCAAACAGACAGCAAAAGCCACCGGTGAGATCAAAAATAAAATTGAATCAATCCAATCGTCCACCGATGAAACAGTGACCGAGATCAGCGAAATCAGCAAAGTGATAAACAGTGTGAACGATATAGTCTCAACAATAGCCTCCGCGGTGGAAGAACAGTCTGTCACAGCCTCTGATATATCAGGAAATGTAAATGATGCGGCAAATGGAATCAGCGAGGTAAACGAAAATGTCTCCCAGGCGTCCATGGTTTCCGGCGAAATTGCCAGGGATATTGTCGCTGTCAGCCAGGTGTCAAAGGAGGCACGGGAAGGAAGTCTCCGTTTACAGGAAAGTGCCGAAAATCTAAAAGAAATTGCAGACACCATCAGTCGGGAAACAAATCGATTCAACCTTGGGGATACAGCAGGCAGCCACAAGCAGCGCCAGACTGTTTTCACCTCCGGTCCATTACTACGCTGGAGCCCATCACTCGCCCTTGACATTAAAAGTATCGACGAGCAACACAAAGTTCTTGTTAACCTCATCAATGAGCTGCACCAGAAAATGAACAGCAACGCTCCCCAGAATGCTGTCGGCAGTGTACTCGGCAAGTTAATTGACTACACCGCAACCCATTTTAAAACTGAAGAGGAGTTCTTTGCTCAACACCGATATGAGGAGACAGACAAACATAAGGAAATACACGCCAAGCTGGTAGACCAGTTACTTAAGTTCCAAAAAGATTACAAGGCAGGAGAGGCTGATATTTCGCTTGAATTGATGGAATTCCTAAAAGATTGGCTGATCAACCACATCAAGAAAACTGACGCTAAATACGCACCATTCCTGAAGAGCAAGGGAGTGGTCTGA
- a CDS encoding hydrogenase small subunit, producing MEDQAGNMELISGLSRRGFLKGCTLAAAALGLSEAMIPKLLEAAESAQRPTVIWLHFQECTGCTESLLRGSHPDIGRLLLDVISLDYHETVMVPSGHQAEKSLHDSVEKNKGKFVLVVEGAIPTADNGNFCKIAGRTAMDILAEVGPKAAAVISLGTCAAFGGIQAADPNPTGAKGVQDLLSGVPIVNIPGCPPNPVTFLGTVLHYLTFKRLPNCDNLGRPLFAYGRRIHDHCERRAHFDEGRFAEEFGDYGHKNGYCLYKVGCKGPETFSNCPAARFNDVDVWPVSVGHGCIGCTEPNFWDSMTPFYERLPHVKIPGTGIIADADSAGKKILGVAAAGAAIHAAVGIGKAKLKGKDKE from the coding sequence ATGGAAGACCAGGCAGGTAATATGGAATTGATTTCCGGGCTCAGCAGGCGCGGCTTTTTGAAGGGCTGCACCTTGGCTGCTGCCGCGCTCGGCCTCTCGGAGGCTATGATTCCTAAATTACTGGAGGCGGCAGAGTCGGCGCAGCGACCGACGGTTATCTGGCTCCATTTTCAGGAATGTACAGGATGTACCGAGAGTCTCCTTCGAGGTTCCCACCCAGATATAGGAAGATTACTCTTAGACGTTATTTCACTTGATTACCATGAGACTGTAATGGTTCCGTCCGGTCATCAGGCAGAAAAAAGTCTTCACGATTCTGTGGAGAAAAATAAAGGTAAATTTGTTCTGGTGGTCGAGGGAGCAATTCCAACTGCGGATAATGGAAATTTTTGTAAAATTGCGGGCCGCACTGCCATGGATATTCTGGCTGAGGTCGGCCCCAAGGCAGCAGCGGTTATTTCACTTGGAACATGCGCTGCTTTTGGTGGTATTCAGGCTGCAGATCCCAATCCAACGGGTGCTAAGGGTGTGCAGGATCTTCTTTCCGGAGTTCCAATTGTCAATATCCCGGGTTGTCCTCCTAATCCGGTGACCTTTCTTGGCACGGTTCTTCATTACCTGACTTTCAAGCGTCTGCCCAATTGCGATAATCTTGGAAGACCTCTTTTTGCCTATGGCAGAAGAATTCATGATCATTGTGAGCGTCGTGCTCATTTTGACGAAGGTCGCTTTGCTGAAGAGTTTGGTGATTATGGGCACAAAAACGGCTACTGCCTCTACAAGGTTGGTTGCAAGGGGCCGGAAACTTTTTCTAATTGTCCGGCAGCCCGTTTTAATGATGTCGATGTCTGGCCTGTCTCTGTCGGTCATGGCTGCATCGGTTGTACTGAGCCAAATTTCTGGGATTCCATGACTCCTTTCTATGAAAGATTGCCACATGTTAAAATTCCTGGAACCGGGATTATAGCCGATGCTGACAGTGCAGGTAAGAAGATTCTCGGTGTGGCGGCGGCAGGTGCTGCAATTCATGCTGCGGTTGGAATCGGGAAGGCTAAGCTGAAGGGGAAAGATAAAGAATAA
- a CDS encoding nickel-dependent hydrogenase large subunit, with translation MAQRITIDPITRIEGHLRIDAEVDGGQVTKAWSSGQMWRGIETILKGRDPRDAWLFTQRICGVCTTVHALASVRAVENALKLEIPLNAQYIRNIVMAIHALQDHIVHFYVLSALDWVDVVSALSADPKKTAALANSLSEWPNNSAKRFAAVQGKVKALVESGQLGPFANGYWGHPAMKLPPEANLMAVSHYLESLDYQRKATQALGIISGKNPHIQNLSVGGVTTALNPDSDSALNMERLYWIKQLIQEVRGFIQQVYLPDVVAVGALYKDWLPYGAGVTNYLAVPDMVLNAKATEFDLPGGTIMNGDLGTVKGITSFNDDYFRDNVVENIAHAWYKGDWSKHPYEEDDVPNYTEFQDDGKYSWIKAPRFQGQPMQVGPLSQMLVGYAQGHKPIIENVNNALSLVSSVAGVTVGPEVLHSTLGRHVARAVRASMLGDLALKHWDLLVDNIGKGDLEIFNKPVFPQGEQQGYGIHEAPRGVLSHWVVIQDGKIKNYQCVVPSTWNAGPRDEKGVAGPYEASLLGNPVADAEKPLEVLRTIHSFDPCIACAVHTVDANGVELSKVKAL, from the coding sequence ATGGCTCAGCGAATCACCATCGACCCCATAACCAGAATTGAGGGTCATTTACGAATAGATGCAGAAGTAGACGGAGGCCAGGTAACGAAAGCCTGGTCGTCAGGTCAGATGTGGCGTGGTATTGAAACTATTCTCAAGGGACGGGATCCGCGAGATGCCTGGCTTTTTACCCAGCGCATCTGTGGGGTGTGTACCACGGTGCATGCTCTGGCTTCGGTGCGGGCTGTGGAGAATGCTCTGAAGCTAGAGATTCCTTTGAATGCCCAGTATATCCGTAATATTGTAATGGCCATCCATGCACTACAGGATCATATTGTCCATTTTTATGTGCTCTCGGCACTTGATTGGGTGGATGTGGTTTCAGCTCTTTCCGCTGATCCGAAAAAGACAGCAGCGCTTGCTAATTCACTTTCCGAGTGGCCGAATAACAGTGCCAAGCGCTTTGCTGCCGTTCAGGGTAAGGTGAAAGCACTGGTTGAGAGTGGACAACTTGGCCCCTTTGCCAATGGCTATTGGGGACATCCCGCCATGAAGCTTCCACCCGAAGCAAATCTTATGGCGGTTTCTCATTATCTTGAGTCACTTGATTATCAAAGAAAGGCCACCCAGGCACTGGGTATTATTTCAGGAAAAAACCCGCATATTCAGAATCTTTCCGTTGGCGGTGTCACCACCGCGCTGAACCCGGACAGTGATTCAGCTCTGAACATGGAACGTCTCTATTGGATTAAGCAGCTGATTCAAGAGGTTCGTGGGTTTATTCAGCAGGTTTACCTGCCCGATGTGGTTGCAGTTGGTGCCCTCTATAAAGACTGGCTTCCGTATGGAGCTGGAGTAACCAATTATCTGGCGGTACCGGATATGGTACTCAATGCCAAGGCCACGGAGTTTGATCTTCCCGGTGGAACCATTATGAATGGTGATTTAGGCACCGTAAAGGGCATCACCTCGTTTAATGATGATTATTTCCGGGATAACGTGGTGGAGAATATTGCCCATGCCTGGTACAAGGGCGATTGGTCTAAGCATCCCTATGAAGAGGATGATGTCCCCAATTACACAGAATTTCAGGATGACGGAAAGTATTCCTGGATTAAGGCACCTCGTTTTCAGGGACAGCCCATGCAGGTTGGACCGCTTTCTCAGATGCTGGTTGGTTATGCACAGGGACACAAACCCATTATCGAAAACGTTAATAATGCATTATCTCTGGTTTCGAGCGTGGCAGGGGTTACCGTCGGGCCTGAAGTGCTGCACTCAACCCTTGGTCGTCATGTGGCCCGAGCGGTTCGTGCGTCCATGCTTGGTGATCTTGCCCTTAAGCACTGGGATCTGCTGGTTGACAATATCGGTAAAGGGGATCTTGAGATCTTTAACAAGCCGGTCTTCCCGCAGGGTGAACAGCAGGGCTATGGTATCCATGAGGCTCCCCGTGGTGTTCTGTCGCACTGGGTTGTTATTCAGGATGGAAAAATTAAAAATTATCAGTGTGTTGTTCCCTCCACCTGGAATGCTGGTCCGCGCGATGAAAAAGGTGTTGCAGGACCCTACGAGGCATCTTTGCTCGGTAATCCTGTGGCTGATGCTGAAAAACCCCTTGAGGTTCTGCGTACCATTCACTCCTTTGATCCCTGTATCGCCTGTGCCGTGCATACAGTGGATGCAAATGGGGTGGAGTTATCAAAGGTGAAAGCATTATAA